One genomic window of Augochlora pura isolate Apur16 chromosome 5, APUR_v2.2.1, whole genome shotgun sequence includes the following:
- the Cora gene encoding erythrocyte membrane protein band 4.1 like coracle isoform X4, protein MPEEQKTAGGPPEVAAENGTGTNSPTKSPVSRGKMAVANITLLDGTVKDFHIDRKAKGQDLLDMICQSMNLLEKDYFGLIYEDRHDSRNWLDLDKRIAKFIKNEPWKFNFEVKFYPPDPAQLQEDITRYQLCLQIRNDIITGRLPCSFVTHALLGSYLVQSEVGDYDLDAHGRTYLKDFKFAPNQTPELVEKVMDLHKTHKGQTPAEAELHYLENAKKLAMYGVDLHPAKDSEGVDIMLGVCSSGLLVYRDRLRINRFAWPKILKISYKRHNFYIKIRPGEFEQFESTIGFKLANHRAAKKLWKVCVEHHTFFRLMSPEPVKKVGLIPHLGSRFRYSGRTHYETKKTPIDRQPPQFERSLSGRRPTSRSMDALGGPKQVESYGSEPSKRHTMSYEPEMIPDMEHIDQRPSPIKKQKEKLTRKTSAGTTSASSTSSLEGEYDADRGKKKPVGGIAVLPPGGLSKKKKDKQNENEKENHNDLNNSDLINENAVLDSNDIKSPSKKELKKKDKETPEKKDKEKKEKIKSPVGGFLFGKKEKDSKQKKQKKNKELEESLEKSDTESNLSTLEKQTKPLTETSNIEKPKTGPESPQLPSYTKPYDYEETETSPTRKRFTPHGFSYEDRPASPGVQSQQSPTAASRKATGLAFNYAPGEEKKVAESAEKRKTKEADAAKPGLKTPGLNYVESAGLKEQQKIAVQPEAGKDLSATLISAEKQQEQADRQVSTVPLPVAELKPEYHVLPLPDGSKVIGGVIYTKDGKPLDQHSLGPDSSRIINGKICTKDGQPIKKADFGPHGLYVHNGVVTTKDGKPANQGVLGVERNFIKDGIIYGCDGQIAEQHLLGPDHTLVKDGKIVTKNGKPVQHCKLGSDGTYIKEGLVFSADSKPLTQGSYGINESYIVAGTVFDKNCKPLSQSALIPDQTYINDGLICGASGSTLGNGVLGHESHYIADGKVYSKDGKPVKHESFSSDGSVIKDGIIYSKDGKFLNQGSLLPCGAYLRDGKIVGKDGKAIKHAFYKPDGSFIKDGILYGKDGRPLSQIPLIADGSYIKEGVVYGSNGRPLSQNLFKPDDTVIKDGVIYYAKGATLTDASLGPDGMLIKNGNVIGRDGKPVKQESFGSNGSYIKKGVVHAKSGKSLNQDSLVPEGASIKDGKLCSKDGKSLKFSYFRPDGSYVRDGLVYGLDGKPLNQSTALAEDNYIANGVIFDSNGMPLNRDMFGSDGSYVAGGIIYGKDGRIILDGVFGPDGNIIKNGLIIGRDGKPLTQDDKGPDNLAVKDGKIVDNQGNPKNMASLVPNGCYIQDGVIYDKNQCPLKQGAFKPDGSYIRNGLVHGWGGQLLNAGSALPNGSYVEEGRIYGKDKQPLDHSSFGTDGGYICNGIVYGKDKKPLGHGTFGSDGSYIKNGLIHEASGKPSNKKQTVITVTLVRYGLVCGNDGKPLKYGNFDSNGSIVKDGRIYDYTGQPLNQDTYKNDGSCIKDGLIHGANGKPATQGTLPAETNFIRNGKIFDSNGQLLTQEAFGPEGLKVVHGILVDKMGKPLKQAVFDSEGNLIKDGVVCTPSGKPLDKYFTVVTITSVRRGLLTDKDGKPIMQAPFSNDGSYVQHGKIYDKSGKPMNQEIFGEEGAFVKDGMVFSSTGQPLDSDTIMKEVQDTAKSVSKAKKPAIPSTAPTIVKTTTKQSVVKDQEGVTQNIEEKIEDLTPGGTGQVTVSTQINKGDPASVLASETHDDDKGEPEINVTATTTVPLVATETRKVAVESEDGLYSATGEIVSSQTISSKTRTVETITYKTERDGVVETRVEQKITIQSDGDPIDHDRALAEAIQEATAMNPDMTVEKIEIQQQTAQ, encoded by the exons ATGCCGGAGGAACAAAAGACTGCTGGCGGCCCACCGGAAGTAGCCGCGGAAAATGGGACCGGAACGAACTCGCCTACGAAGAGTCCAGTTAGCAGGGGCAAAATGGCCGTGGCAAACATCACTCTTCTCGATGGGACCGTTAAAGACTTCCACATCGAC AGAAAAGCGAAGGGTCAGGATCTTCTCGACATGATCTGCCAGAGCATGAATCTTCTAGAAAAGGACTATTTTGGCCTTATCTACGAAGACAGACACGATTCGAGAAATTGGCTGGATCTAGACAAGAGAATTGCAAAGTTCATAAAAA ACGAACCATGGAAGTTTAATTTCGAAGTGAAGTTTTATCCACCGGATCCAGCTCAATTACAGGAAGACATAACGCGTTATCAGTTATGCCTCCAAATACGAAACGATATTATCACTGGGCGATTGCCGTGCTCGTTCGTAACCCATGCCCTCCTCGGTTCGTACTTGGTGCAATCCGAGGTTGGGGATTACGATTTGGATGCGCACGGCCGCACCTACTTGAAGGACTTCAAGTTTGCCCCAAATCAGACGCCGGAATTAGTGGAAAAAGTAATGGACCTCCATAAAACGCATAA ggGTCAGACGCCCGCCGAGGCGGAGCTCCACTATCTCGAAAACGCGAAGAAGTTGGCGATGTACGGCGTCGATCTTCATCCGGCCAAAGATTCCGAGGGTGTTGATATTATGCTAGGCGTGTGCTCGTCGGGCTTGCTTGTCTATAGGGATCGGTTGCGGATCAACAGGTTCGCTTGGCCAAAGATCCTGAAGATTTCGTACAAGaggcacaatttttatataaagatcaGACCAGGCGAGTTCGAGCAGTTTGAATCGACGATCGGATTCAAATTGGCGAATCACAGGGCGGCGAAGAAGCTGTGGAAAGTTTGTGTGGAACACCATACTTTCTTCAG GCTCATGAGTCCAGAGCCTGTTAAGAAAGTAGGACTAATACCGCATCTGGGTTCCCGCTTCCGATACTCGGGAAGAACTCATTACGAAACGAAAAAGACCCCTATCGATAGGCAACCCCCGCAATTTGAGAGATCATTGAGCGGTCGTCGCCCAACTTCTCGCAGCATGGACG CACTAGGCGGACCTAAACAAGTCGAGAGTTACGGTTCTGAGCCCAGCAAAAGACACACAATGAGCTATGAACCGGAAATGATCCCCGATATGGAACATATAGATCAACGGCCTAGTCCAATTAAAAAGCAAAAGGAAAag CTCACACGCAAAACAAGTGCTGGAACAACATCCGCTAGCAGTACCAGTAGCCTGGAAGGAGAGTACGATGCAGATCGTGGCAAAAAG AAACCGGTCGGAGGAATCGCGGTCCTACCGCCCGGTGGTCTAtctaagaagaaaaaggataaGCAAAACGAGAATGAGAAGGAGAATCATAACGATCTAAACAACTCCGATCTGATTAACGAAAACGCTGTTCTCGACAGCAACGACATAAAGTCGCCCAGTAAAAAAGaactgaaaaagaaagacaagGAAACACCAGagaaaaaagataaagaaaagaaagagaaaataaag AGTCCTGTCGGTGGCTTCCTATTTGGCAAAAAGGAAAAGGACTCGAAgcagaagaaacaaaagaagaacAAGGAGCTGGAAGAATCTCTGGAGAAGAGCGATACGGAATCGAATCTTTCCACGTTAGAGAAGCAGACGAAACCTTTAACGGAGACATCGAACATCGAGAAGCCGAAGACAGGCCCGGAATCGCCACAACTGCCTAGCTATACCAAGCCGTACGATTACGAAGAGACAGAGACCTCTCCGACGAGAAAACGGTTCACACCTCACGGATTCTCGTACGAGGATAGACCGGCATCGCCTGGAGTGCAAAGTCAACAGTCACCGACTGCTGCGAGTCGCAAAGCCACGGGTCTAGCCTTTAATTACGCTCCCGGCGAGGAGAAGAAAGTGGCGGAATCAGCAGAAAAGAGGAAAACCAAAGAAGCGGACGCGGCTAAACCAGGATTAAAGACCCCGGGTCTGAATTACGTTGAATCGGCGGGATTGAAGGAACAACAGAAAATTGCTGTGCAACCAGAAGCTGGTAAGGACCTTTCAGCAACTCTGATCTCGGCTGAAAAGCAACAGGAACAAGCCGATCGTCAAGTCAGCACAGTTCCGTTACCAGTTGCAGAATTAAAACCAGAATACCACGTTCTACCGTTGCCAGATGGATCGAAAGTTATCGGAGGTGTGATATATACGAAAGATGGTAAACCGTTAGATCAACATAGCCTTGGTCCAGACAGTAGCAGAATAATCAATGGAAAGATTTGTACGAAGGATGGACAACCAATTAAAAAAGCAGACTTTGGTCCCCATGGTCTCTACGTTCACAACGGTGTGGTTACCACTAAGGATGGCAAGCCGGCGAACCAAGGAGTGTTAGGTGTTGAAAGGAACTTCATAAAAGACGGCATTATCTACGGCTGCGATGGACAAATAGCTGAACAACATTTGTTGGGACCGGACCACACGCTAGTGAAAGATGGTAAAATAGTGACGAAGAATGGCAAACCGGTACAACATTGTAAGCTAGGCAGCGACGGGACGTACATTAAGGAGGGTCTCGTTTTCTCTGCCGATTCAAAACCGCTGACACAGGGCTCCTACGGTATTAACGAAAGCTATATCGTTGCCGGTACAGTGTTCGATAAGAACTGTAAACCGTTGAGTCAAAGCGCGCTTATACCGGATCAAACTTACATCAACGACGGTCTAATTTGTGGAGCATCGGGAAGCACTCTAGGTAATGGTGTTCTGGGACACGAAAGCCATTACATTGCAGACGGAAAAGTTTATTCGAAGGATGGTAAACCGGTGAAACATGAATCCTTTAGCTCAGACGGATCCGTTATAAAGGATGGCATAATCTACTCGAAGGATGGGAAGTTCTTGAATCAAGGATCTCTGCTTCCTTGCGGTGCTTATTTGAGGGATGGAAAGATCGTCGGTAAGGATGGGAAAGCCATCAAGCATGCGTTCTACAAGCCTGATGGAAGCTTCATCAAAGATGGTATTCTGTATGGCAAAGATGGTAGGCCTCTGAGCCAGATTCCACTGATAGCAGATGGAAGTTACATCAAAGAAGGCGTTGTGTACGGCAGCAATGGTCGGCCATTGTCGCAGAATCTTTTCAAACCTGACGACACTGTGATCAAAGACGGTGTAATCTATTATGCGAAGGGAGCGACGTTGACGGACGCTTCCCTCGGGCCGGATGGGATGCTGATCAAGAACGGAAACGTGATCGGGAGAGACGGTAAACCAGTGAAACAAGAATCTTTTGGCTCCAACGGAAGTTATATAAAGAAAGGTGTTGTTCACGCGAAGAGCGGTAAATCTTTGAACCAAGATTCATTGGTACCCGAAGGCGCCTCCATTAAAGATGGTAAACTATGTTCCAAGGATGGGAAATCGTTGAAGTTCTCGTATTTCAGGCCGGATGGTAGTTATGTCAGAGATGGTCTCGTGTATGGGCTGGATGGAAAACCGTTGAATCAGAGCACGGCTCTCGCAGAGGACAATTACATTGCCAATGGAGTGATTTTTGACTCGAATGGCATGCCTTTGAACAGAGACATGTTTGGATCTGATGGTTCCTACGTCGCCGGTGGTATAATTTATGGAAAGGACGGTAGAATAATATTGGACGGAGTCTTCGGACCAGACGGTAACATCATAAAGAATGGGTTGATCATCGGCAGGGATGGGAAACCGTTGACACAGGACGACAAGGGGCCGGACAATTTAGCAGTTAAAGATGGAAAGATTGTTGACAATCAAGGAAACCCTAAGAATATGGCGTCCCTGGTTCCTAATGGCTGTTACATTCAAGATGGAGTAATATACGATAAGAACCAGTGTCCGCTGAAACAAGGAGCATTCAAACCAGATGGTAGTTACATCAGAAACGGTCTTGTGCATGGTTGGGGCGGCCAATTGCTGAATGCTGGATCAGCATTGCCTAACGGCAGCTACGTTGAGGAGGGTAGGATTTATGGAAAGGATAAGCAGCCTCTGGACCACAGTTCATTTGGCACCGATGGCGGATATATCTGCAACGGTATTGTGTATGGTAAAGACAAGAAGCCTCTCGGTCATGGAACATTCGGCAGTGATGGTAGCTACATAAAGAATGGCCTGATACACGAGGCAAGCGGAAAGCCATCGAATAAAAAGCAAACGGTTATTACCGTTACACTGGTGCGGTACGGATTAGTGTGCGGAAATGATGGTAAACCTTTGAAATACGGTAATTTCGATTCGAATGGCAGCATCGTTAAAGACGGAAGGATTTACGATTACACGGGGCAGCCTTTGAATCAGGATACCTATAAAAATGATGGCAGTTGTATCAAAGATGGGCTTATACATGGGGCTAACGGGAAACCAGCGACGCAGGGTACGTTACCTGCggaaactaattttattaggaaCGGAAAGATCTTTGACTCGAATGGACAACTGCTAACTCAAGAAGCATTCGGCCCTGAAGGTTTGAAGGTAGTACACGGTATTCTGGTTGACAAAATGGGCAAACCCCTGAAACAGGCAGTCTTCGACTCCGAAGGCAATCTTATTAAAGATGGCGTTGTTTGCACACCGTCGGGAAAGCCtttggataaatatttcactgtgGTTACCATCACTTCGGTGCGAAGAGGTCTGCTGACCGATAAGGATGGGAAGCCAATAATGCAGGCGCCGTTTTCGAACGACGGTAGCTATGTTCAACATGGAAAGATTTACGACAAATCTGGGAAGCCGATGAATCAGGAAATTTTCGGGGAAGAGGGAGCGTTCGTAAAAGATGGCATGGTGTTCTCCAGCACTGGACAACCGTTGGATAGCGACACCATCATGAAGGAAGTACAAGACACCGCGAAAAGTGTTTCCAAAGCAAAGAAACCCGCGATTCCAAGCACCGCTCCAACCATAGTGAAGACAACCACCAAGCAGTCGGTGGTGAAAGATCAGGAGGGCGTTACACAAAATATAGAAGAGAAAATTGAGGATCTCACGCCCGGAGGGACAGGCCAAGTAACCGTTTCCACACAGATTAACAAG GGCGACCCGGCTAGTGTTCTGGCAAGCGAGACACATGATGATGATAAAGGAGAaccagaaattaatgtaacagCGACTACTACGGTTCCACTGGTAGCAACTGAAACTAGAAAAGTAGCTGTTGAGAGTGAAGATGGTTTGTATAGCGCAACAGGAGAGATAGTCAGCTCTCAAACAATATCCAGTAAAACTCGTACCGTTGAAACTATCACA tataaaaccGAGAGGGACGGAGTAGTAGAAACCCGGGTAGAACAGAAGATCACGATACAATCGGATGGCGATCCCATCGATCACGATCGTGCATTAGCGGAGGCGATCCAAGAAGCTACTGCGATGAACCCAGACATGACAGttgagaaaatagaaattcaacaGCAAACAGCACAGTAA